The genomic segment GAGCTTGATATCGGGGTTGGCGGTTTCGAAGTTCTTGCTGAGCTTCTGCATTTCGACCATGTGGCCGTTGTTCACAGTCGCAACGACCAACTCTGTCTGCGCAAACGCAGCACTGGCTACCAAGCCGAAGGCCAAAGCTAAAGACGCTTTGAGTTTCATGTAACTGTCTCCTGTTGTTAATTTCGGGGGTTCAGCCAATGCCTAGCGTGCATCGACAGGTCTGAATAGTAGAAGTTGGCCCTTAGGGAGGTTGATACTCTGGGCACAAATAGCGGTATTTTGATGCAGTGAGTTACTAGGGTTTTCCCACACAGATGCGATAACGTATCGGTCTGGCGAAATTTTTGCGAACTTCGGGCAGAGAAGCCCGGCACCCACCGCGGCGCGTGTAACGGAGTACAGCCCCGCCGTTAGCGCCCCGCAAACCCACCCTAAGGATGTTTTGGTTATTTAGAACTGAAAATTCCGTAGTTCCAGTTTTAACGCGGGGCTTCCAGAATCTCCCTTATCGCATTAACGCGTTGATTTCTGGAGTTGATATGCCCTTTGCATCTATTGCTACTGCGCCACGCAGCGCCCCCCTCTCCCGCCGCGGCTTCGGCACGCTAGTACTCGCTGGCGCCATCGCAGCATCCACAGGCCAGGCCTTTGCGCAACAAAGCATCACCCTGCTCAACGTGTCGTATGACCCGACCCGCGAGCTCTATGTCGAGTTCAACGCCGCGTTTGCCAAGTACTGGAAAGCCAAAACCGGCCAGACGGTGACCGTCAAACAAAGCCACGGCGGCTCGGGCAAGCAGGCACGCTCCATCATTGACGGGCTGGACGCAGACGTCGCCACCCTCGCCCTGGCCGGTGACACCGACGCGGTGGCCCGCAACGGTGGCTGGATCAACGCCGACTGGCAAAAGCGCCTGCCGCTCAACGCATCGCCCTACACCTCCACCATCGTATTGGCGGTGCGCGAGGGCAACCCCAAAGGCATCAAGGACTGGGATGATTTGATCCGCCCCGATGTGAAAGTCATCACCCCCAACCCCAAGACCAGTGGCGGCGCCCGCTGGAACTACCTGGCCGCCTGGGAGTTTGCCAAGCGCAAGTTCGGCAGCGATGCCAAGGCCAAAGAGTTCGTCGCCAAGCTGTACGGCAACGTGCCGATTCTGGACACCGGCGCCCGTGGCTCCACCATCAGTTTTGCCCAGCGCAACCAGGGCGATGTGCTGATCGCCTGGGAGAACGAGGCCTACTTGCTGGAGAAAGAGTTCGGCGCCAAGTTTGATGTGGTGGCACCTAGCCTTTCTATCCTGGCGGAGCCTGCAGTCGCCGTGGTCGACAAGAACGTGGACAAAAAAGGCACCCGTGCTGTGGCCGAGGAATACCTGAAGTACCTGTACAGCGAAGAAGGCCAAGACCTTGCCGGCAAACACTTCTACCGCCCTGCCGTCTCCACCAAAGCGCAAGCCAAATACGCCAAGCAGTTCCCCAAGATCAACCTATTCACCATCGACCAGGCCTTCGGTGGCTGGGACAAGGCCGACAAAGCCCACTTTGCCGACGGCGCCAGCTTTGACCAGATCTACGCCAAAAAGTAACCAAATAGGCTGCTAGCGCAGTATTTGATTGCGCTAGTAGCTATTAAATCAATAGCAACATCTATTTGCGCGCCAGCCAGACGCCAAACACCGTAAGCCCCATGCCCGCCAGCGCCAAACCGGTCAACGTCTCGCCAAACAGCGCCCAGGCCACCAGCGCGGTGCAGGGCGGCACCAGGTAAAACAGGCTGGCCACATTGACGGCGCTGCCGCTACGGATCAGCACATTGAGCAAGGTCACTGCACCCAGCGACAAGACCAGCACCAGCCAGGCCAGTGCGAACACAAAAGAGCCGGTCCACTCAATGTGCATGGTCTCGGTGGCGGCTGCTGCCAAACCCGTCAGCACCAGACTGGGAATGAACTGAATGAGCGAGCCGGTGCGCAAATCAAACGAAGGGCAGTAGCGCTTTTGGTACAGCGTGCCGGCCGTGATGGCCAGCAAGGCCACAGCCACCGGGAATAGCAGCGTCCACAGCGTAGCCAGCCCCGCACCGGCGGCCACCTTGTGCGCCACCACCAGCGCCACGCCCGCAAAGCCTGCTGCCAGGCCGGCCCATTGCGTGGCGCGCACTTTTTCGCGCAGCAGCCAGCCGGCACCCAACGCAGTTAACAAGGGCTGCAACCCAACCACAATGGCCGCCACACCGGCAGGCAGGCCATGGCCGATGGCAATGAACACACCACCCAGGTACACCGCATGCACCAGCACGCCGGTCACGGCAATGTGCCCACACTCGCGCAATGTGGATGGCCAGGGCGCCCGCGTGTGCCACACAACCAAACCCATGAGCACCAGCACCGCGGCGTAGCGCACGGTCAGAAAAGTGAGTGGCTCCACATACGGCAAACCAAACTTGGCACCGATGAAACCGGTACTCCACAAGGCCACAAACAAGAGCGGATACAGGGCAGCTAAAGGGGAAGCAGAAGAGGTGGAGCGCGAAGTCATGCAGCGATCTTAAAGACCCACCTTGCGGAGCGAGACACGCGCATTGGCTGCGCATAAGCAAACAACAAAGTATTCGTTAGGAATCAGGGGCCGCTTGCGCAGAATGGCCCCTCGCAAGTTTTGAAGGTGAATCCATGTCTACAGTGTTGATTGTTCCCGGATGGCGTGATTCAGGCCCCGGCCATTGGCAAACGCTGTGGGCCGAACAACTGCCGGGCGCGGTGCGGGTGCACCAGGACGACTGGATCACCCCCAGACGTTCGGCATGGATAGCGTCCATTACGCGCCATATTCTGGAGATCGATGGCCCCGTGGTCATTGCCGCGCACAGCCTGGGCTGCATTGCCACCAGCCACTTGCCTCCGGAAGCGGCGGAGCGCATTGTGGGCGCCCTGCTGGTAGCGCCGGCCGACCCCGAACGGCGTGGCATTCTGGCGGACTTTGCCCCTGCTCCCTACCAGCCCCTGCCCTACCGCAGCATTGTGGTGGCCAGCACCAATGACCCGTTTTGCCCGGTGCGCACTGCTGGCGCCTATGCACGGGCTTGGAAAAGCGAATTTGTGCGCCTGCCCGACGCCGGCCACATCAACGTAGAGGCCGGCTTCGGCCCCTGGCCGCTGGGCAGTGCACTGCTGCAGAGCTTGCTGCTGGTCGAGACTAGTGCCTGAAAGGCTTCAGGAAAGAGGACTCTGAACCCTGGGCATGCCCCATTACCAGCAACTCTTTGGCGCGGGATGCGGCCACATAAAACAGGTTGCGCTCGTCCTGGGTCGTGTTGTCAAAAGTCTTCTTATTGCAGTCCGGGATGAACACGATACGGAACTCCAAGCCCTTGGCATCCTCAATGGTGGAGAGCCTGAGCTGGCGGTGTGCTGCACTGGGCTTTCTGAGCGTGTGGTCAAACATGTTCATGGCGCCCAAGAAGGCGTCAATCGACGTGTATTGGTTGGCAACCTTGCCCAGGCTGTCCAGTGCATAGCGCACCTCTTCAAAGTCCGCCTCAGACACATAGATCTTCTGGCCGATGCGGTTGAAATCCAGCGCGCTCATGAAGTCTGTGATTTTCGAAGCTTCATTGCTCGCCGCAATTTCCAGGGCTGCGTGGATGGAGTGCTGGGTGTCTGGATCGGCGGCACCCAGTAAATCCGGAAACACAAACTGCCTGAAATTGTCTTCCGTGGCCGAATGGATGACCGCATCTGTCGCGTCTTGCGCATCAAGCACCGAAAGGTTGGCGCCCATGAATTCCCAAACGGCTTGCTTGGCCTCCAGGAGCGCGGGCGCAATGAATTTGCTCTGGTGGTCGACCGCGATCGCCAAGAGCATCCGCACAAATGCAATCTCCGGGCGCTGGAGGAAAGGCCGGAAGCCCACGGTCTGGTAGGTCATTCCTTTCAACAGCAACTCATGCTCAATGCCGACCGAGGCGCCCGGATGCCGCAGCAACACCGCAAAGTCGTCGCCCAGGGTGTTGGGGTCGACCTTGTGCTGCTGAATAAGCTGCGTGATCAGGTCTGCATTGGCCTTCGGACCATCGGCCAGCCGCAGGATGGCGTTCGAGGTGTGGCCCGGATCGGTGTTGTATTCCTTACGGGCGAATACCCCCAAGGGGCGGGCGATGGAGGGGCCGAACCGGCGGGTCACCGTCAACGGGAATGTGGCCACCTCGCCCAGCTCGCGGCTGAGGTCGGGCCCCAGGAAATACGAGTCCGCCCCGTTCTTGGCATGGATGACCTGATCCCTGTCACCCACGCCGAGGAAGGTGGCCCCCGGGTTGTGTTCCAGCAAGGCGCGGATGACGGTGAAGATCGCCCAACCACAGTCGTGCATTTCATCGAGCACGATGGCTTCGATGCCCAGGCTGAGGGTGTGCCTGTCCCACGACCACGGTGCGTTTTCTGACAACAACCACCGCGCCATGTCGTAGGTCGCGTCCCCCGGGTACCGGAATGTGACTCTCTCACCTTCCGGGTTGGCGAAGCCGGTTCTGTCCCGCTCGTACTGGAGGAAAACAGCAAGCGGGGTGTAGTCCATGCCCAGCTCGGCAGCCACCGCAGGGGTGCACCGGAAATCTTCTCCATAGCGGGGGACGGCCAAGGTGCCTTTGAGCACCGCAAACTCTTCCAGCAGATGCTCCACCGATAGCGCGCCGGTACCCTGAATTGAAAAGTCGTTGGCAAACCTCTCTTGCGATGCCTCGCGGGCACGCAGGACCGCCTGCAGCACATAGGGCCGGACCTGTACTGCCCGCTCAAAGGTTTTTACCGGGTGTGCCCGCACGCCATCCTGAACCTCGGCTTCCACCCGTTTGAGACGGGTGGCACACAACGCATCCACCGTTCCCACACGCACCTTGGACGCCACCGCGTCGGCCATACCGATGCGGTAAAACGCCTCTGTATACGCTCGCACCCCAGGGGTGCTGTAGGCCAATGCAACGATCTTGGCGGGGTCCACCCCGCGCTCCACCAGCTTTTGAATGCGCATGGCCGCCGTCGTGGTCTTTGCCGAGCCGGCGTTGGCTTCAATGAGGATGCGTGGTGCGACTGTGTTGATGATGTCGATCTGCTCTTTGCTTGGAACTAACAAAATCCAACTCCCTTGATGTGTCGCAGCATCGGCAAATGGTAGCGCCATGCCGCTAGGCGACGCGCCCTTGCCGGCAGAAGGCGCGCCGGGACGCGCTACAGTCCTGCCAATCCGCAGGACACGCATGAACTGGTTTACCGCTCTCTCCACCCGCCTCTTTCGCCCCAAACCCCGCACCGCCGAGCAGCGCGCGCGCGACCTGCTGCGCGCCGTGGATGCGGGGGGCCTGCCGCTGAATGTGGCGGTGGTGAACCACATTGCCCGCGAATTGGGTCTGGATGTGTCACGCAAGGCGCGCATGCCCGAGACGATTGAGCGCATCCGCAAAGTCATGGCGGGGCGCTAAAACCATGCTCAAGCTCGGATTCAACTTTCTGGTGGTGGTGTTGCTGGTGCTGGTGGTGGTGTTCACCTGGCGCACCAAGCGGCGCGAAAAATGGGAACGTGCCGGCCAGTGCTACAGCTGCGGCGCGGTGCCCCACACCACCGACAAGCATGGCCGCATCTGCAACGACTGTGTGCAGACCCGCACCATCCAGCGTTGGCTGGGCGGCTTCATGGCCCTGGTGATCGCGGCGATTGCCGCTTGGGTGCACTGGCAGAGCGGCGCTTGATTGCTCCTGTTTTCATAGCTGCCTGCGCAATATTCACAAGGACTTCAGGCCAATTTAGCACTCCATGCAGCCAGCAATGGAACTTAGGGGGCCTGCGGCGTATCATCTACCTATGCGTGTTGTCCTCCTCATTCTGTTGATCGCCCTGGCGCCTCTGCGCGGCATGGCCAATGAGCTGATGGCGACCCGCATGGCCGCTGCGCTGACGGCCAGCGTAGCAACCACCGCGCACCACGGCACACCGGCTGCTGCGCAAGCAAGTGGCCACCACTGCGACGACATGGCCACCAGCGCCATGCCCGAACAAACGGCCGCCGCAACAGAGGCCGCATCCACGCACCACGCCAGCCCGTCCGCCACCATGGCATCGCACGATGGCTGCGAAAACTGCGCCCTGTGCCAGATGTGTGCCGCTACCGCCATGCCGGCTGATTTGCAGGTCGCGCTATCGGTATTCGGCCCGCAAATGCCCATGCCTGCGCACGCCGATCGCTTTGCCAGCGCCCCCGCGGCATTGGCTCAAAAACCACCCATTTCCTGATTCCAAGGCCCGTAGTGGGTCTGTAGTCCGCTCACCGGTTGCCGCGCGCATCCTGCGGGCGGGGTGTTTTCACCTTGAATCAGGAAATCAACCATGTTCTCTCTCCGTTCGCTACGGCGGGCCGCCTGCGCTACTGGCTTGGGCTCCGCCCTTGTGCTGGTGGCCCACGCGCAGGCCCAGCCCGCAGCCCCCACCCTGACTGAGCCTGCACGCACGCTGCAAGCCAGTAACGCCGCCAGCCCCGTGCCCGCGCTGCCCTACCGCTCGGTATTTGCCGACCTGCCCAAGGGCGTCGAAGAAGGCAGCGGCGATTGGAAGGCCGCCAACAAGGCAGTCGGCCAGTTCCCGCGTGGCCATATCGACCTGCTGCAGTGGGAAAAAGCCCGCGCCGCCAAACCGAAGGAGCAGCCATGAGCCGCATCCACCTGCCGCTGCGCGCACTCCCTTTGGCCCTGGCGCTGCTGTTCACCCACGCCCACGCCGCGCCACTGGATGGCGGCGTGCAAGGCCTGCAAGCCGAGGTGCAAAGCCGCCTGAGCGCCTTGCTGGGCCCGGTAGGCGCGCCATTGCGCATCGCCAGCCCGACCTTTGCCGGCACCGATGAGCTGACCACGCTGCTCCAAGCCCCGCTGGATGGACCGACTGCCATGCGCATCGCGCTGCTCCACAACCCCGAGTTGCAGATGGCGCTGGGGGCGGAGGGCAGCAACATCACCGACATCCAAAGCACTGGGTTTCCGCCACGACTACGCGCCCGCGACGAAGCCACCCGCCTGGCCCTGCGCGCCTACAAGGCCTGGGTGAACGCGGTGGCCGCAGAACGCAGCGCCCAGCTGCTGCGCGAGGCCAAGACCACGACCGAAACCGCTGACGAACTCACCCGCCGCATGGTGCGCGCCGGCAATGTGAGCCGCCTGACACAAGCCCAAAGCCAGGCCACGCTGTCTGAGACGGCGGTGGCGCTGGCGCGGGGCGAGCAAGCGGCATTTGCCGCGCGCGAACAGCTCATCCGGGTGCTGGGCCTGTGGGGTGCGCAAACCGGCTTTACCCTGGCAACCACCCTGCCCTCATTACCCGCCAGCCCCACAGACACCACCGATCTGGAAGCCCGCGCCCTAGCCGCCCGCAGCAGCCTGCAAGCCGAGCGCCTGAGCTGGCAGCGCAAACAAGCCAGCACCGTGCCGTCCAGCATTGACGAGCGTTGGGATGCCTTGGGCGACGCGGCCAAGGTGCGCGTGCAAGCGGTGCTGGTACGCAGCGAGGCGCGTGAAGCCGCCTACAACCTGCGCACCCAATGGGACATGGCCCACCACCTGCAAACCGAAGTGGTGCCGCTGCGCCAGTTCATTCACGACGAGCTGACCCTGCGCTACAACGGCATGCTGACGAGCGTGTTTGAGGTCATGGCCGACAGCCGCACCCGCACGCTCAGCGGTCTGGCCGCTGCGGAAGCGCTACGCGACTACTGGCTGGCATTTGCCGATGTGCAGGCGGTGCAGGCCGGCGTGTCGCCCGAAGGCAGCGCCCCCGCCCGCACCGGTGCCGCAGCCGGCCCCGACGCCAAAGCGGCGCACTGAGCGCCCCGCCCCCATTCAAGGATCTGTATGAACCGACGTAACTTTTTCAACGGTGCTGCTGCCACCGCCATGGGTGCGGTGGCCGCCGCCTCGGTCAGCCGCGTGGCCATGGCCGCGCTGCCTGAGCCGGTGCTGCAAACATCGCCCGCCACCATGCCGCCCCTGGTGCCCGGCACCGGCCGGCCCTACAACCCGGTGGTCACCCTCAACGGCTGGACCCTGCCCTGGCGCATGAACCAGGGTGTGAAGGAATTCCACTTGGTGGCCGAGCCGGTCGTGCGCGAAATGGCGCCCGGCTTCAAGGCCAATATGTGGGGCTACAACGGCCAGAGCCCCGGCCCCACGATCGAGGTGGTGGAAGGCGACCGGGTACGCGTGTTTGTGACCAACAAATTGCCCGAGCACACCAGCGTGCACTGGCACGGCCAGCGCCTGCCCAACGGCATGGACGGCGTGTCAGGCCTGAACCAAGCGCCGATACCCGTGGGCAAGACCTTTGTGTACGAGTTTGTGGCGCGCCGCCCCGGCACCTTTATGTACCACCCGCATGCGGACGAGATGACGCAAATGGCCATGGGCATGATGGGCTTCTGGGTCACCCACCCCAAAACCAAAAATCCACTGATCAGCGAGGTGGACCGCGACTTTTGCTTTCTGCTCAATGCCTACGACATTGACCCCGGCAGCATGACCCCCAAAATCATGACCATGCTGGACTTCAACCTCTGGAGCTGGAACAGTCGCATCTTCCCGGGCATTGACACGCTGAACGTGCGCAAGATGGACAAGGTGCGCATCCGGGTGGGCAACCTCACCATGACCAACCACCCGATCCACCTGCACGGCCACGAGTTCATGGTGACCGGCAGCGACGGCGGGCCTTGGCCGGTGGCCGCGCGGGTGCCCGAAATCACCACCGACATCGCGGTGGGGCAGATGCGGCAGTTTGAGTTTCTGGCCGACGAAGAAGGCGACTGGGCCTTCCACTGCCACAAGAGCCACCACACCATGAATGCCATGGGCCACAACGTGCCCACCATGATCGGCGTGGACCACCGTGGGCTGGTCGGCAAACTGCAAAAGGCCATGCCTGACTACATGGTGATGGGCGAGCGCGGCATGGCCGACATGAGCGAAATGGAAATGGCCCTGCCCGACAACACCGCCCCCATGATGACGGGTAGCGGCCCCTATGGCGGGGTGGAGATGGGCGGCATGTTCAGCATCCTCAAGGTGCGCAAAGACCAGAAACCGGGGGATTACAAAGACCCCGGTTGGTATGCACAGCCTCCCGGCACCCGCGCCTTTGAGTGGACCGGCGCTCTGCCCGAGCCCGCACGCTTTCAGGCCGAAGGCAAGGGAAGCATGCCGCTGGCCCAGCCGCCCCATCACGACACCCAGGTCCAGGTGCGCAAGCCCATGGGCACCATGAACCACTGAGCCTTTTTCACTTCAAGCAACGAGTACCCATCATGAAAAATACTATTAAATTCATAGCTACTTGCGCACTATTGGCGTGCGCTACCGGCTCTTTTGCTGCTGGAAGCCATGCCGGAGGCCACGGTACCGAGGCCATCGGCAAGCCCGGCGTTGCCGCCAAGGTGAGCCGCACGGTGCAAATCGACATGACCGACAACATGCGCTTCACGCCCTCCACCGTGACGGTGCGCAAAGGCGAGACCGTCCGCTTTGTCGTCAAAAACTCCGGGCAGCTCAAACACGAGTTCAACCTGGGTACCGAGAAGGACCTGAAAGAGCATTACGAAATGATGAAGAAATTCCCCGAAATGGAACACGACGAACCCAACATCGCCAGCGTGGCGCCCGGCAAAACGGGCGAAGTGATCTGGCAGTTCACCCAAGCGGGCACGGTGAACTTTGCTTGCCTGCACCCCGGTCACTATGAGGCCGGCATGAAAGGCGCTGTGAAAGTGGGGGCAGCCAAATGATGAACACACGCCGAACGGTAATCGCGACCCTGGGCGCCCTGTTGGCCGCACCTGCGTGGGCCGCCA from the Rhodoferax potami genome contains:
- a CDS encoding sulfate ABC transporter substrate-binding protein encodes the protein MPFASIATAPRSAPLSRRGFGTLVLAGAIAASTGQAFAQQSITLLNVSYDPTRELYVEFNAAFAKYWKAKTGQTVTVKQSHGGSGKQARSIIDGLDADVATLALAGDTDAVARNGGWINADWQKRLPLNASPYTSTIVLAVREGNPKGIKDWDDLIRPDVKVITPNPKTSGGARWNYLAAWEFAKRKFGSDAKAKEFVAKLYGNVPILDTGARGSTISFAQRNQGDVLIAWENEAYLLEKEFGAKFDVVAPSLSILAEPAVAVVDKNVDKKGTRAVAEEYLKYLYSEEGQDLAGKHFYRPAVSTKAQAKYAKQFPKINLFTIDQAFGGWDKADKAHFADGASFDQIYAKK
- a CDS encoding DMT family transporter, whose product is MTSRSTSSASPLAALYPLLFVALWSTGFIGAKFGLPYVEPLTFLTVRYAAVLVLMGLVVWHTRAPWPSTLRECGHIAVTGVLVHAVYLGGVFIAIGHGLPAGVAAIVVGLQPLLTALGAGWLLREKVRATQWAGLAAGFAGVALVVAHKVAAGAGLATLWTLLFPVAVALLAITAGTLYQKRYCPSFDLRTGSLIQFIPSLVLTGLAAAATETMHIEWTGSFVFALAWLVLVLSLGAVTLLNVLIRSGSAVNVASLFYLVPPCTALVAWALFGETLTGLALAGMGLTVFGVWLARK
- a CDS encoding RBBP9/YdeN family alpha/beta hydrolase, whose amino-acid sequence is MSTVLIVPGWRDSGPGHWQTLWAEQLPGAVRVHQDDWITPRRSAWIASITRHILEIDGPVVIAAHSLGCIATSHLPPEAAERIVGALLVAPADPERRGILADFAPAPYQPLPYRSIVVASTNDPFCPVRTAGAYARAWKSEFVRLPDAGHINVEAGFGPWPLGSALLQSLLLVETSA
- a CDS encoding 3'-5' exonuclease, giving the protein MLVPSKEQIDIINTVAPRILIEANAGSAKTTTAAMRIQKLVERGVDPAKIVALAYSTPGVRAYTEAFYRIGMADAVASKVRVGTVDALCATRLKRVEAEVQDGVRAHPVKTFERAVQVRPYVLQAVLRAREASQERFANDFSIQGTGALSVEHLLEEFAVLKGTLAVPRYGEDFRCTPAVAAELGMDYTPLAVFLQYERDRTGFANPEGERVTFRYPGDATYDMARWLLSENAPWSWDRHTLSLGIEAIVLDEMHDCGWAIFTVIRALLEHNPGATFLGVGDRDQVIHAKNGADSYFLGPDLSRELGEVATFPLTVTRRFGPSIARPLGVFARKEYNTDPGHTSNAILRLADGPKANADLITQLIQQHKVDPNTLGDDFAVLLRHPGASVGIEHELLLKGMTYQTVGFRPFLQRPEIAFVRMLLAIAVDHQSKFIAPALLEAKQAVWEFMGANLSVLDAQDATDAVIHSATEDNFRQFVFPDLLGAADPDTQHSIHAALEIAASNEASKITDFMSALDFNRIGQKIYVSEADFEEVRYALDSLGKVANQYTSIDAFLGAMNMFDHTLRKPSAAHRQLRLSTIEDAKGLEFRIVFIPDCNKKTFDNTTQDERNLFYVAASRAKELLVMGHAQGSESSFLKPFRH
- a CDS encoding TolC family protein, coding for MSRIHLPLRALPLALALLFTHAHAAPLDGGVQGLQAEVQSRLSALLGPVGAPLRIASPTFAGTDELTTLLQAPLDGPTAMRIALLHNPELQMALGAEGSNITDIQSTGFPPRLRARDEATRLALRAYKAWVNAVAAERSAQLLREAKTTTETADELTRRMVRAGNVSRLTQAQSQATLSETAVALARGEQAAFAAREQLIRVLGLWGAQTGFTLATTLPSLPASPTDTTDLEARALAARSSLQAERLSWQRKQASTVPSSIDERWDALGDAAKVRVQAVLVRSEAREAAYNLRTQWDMAHHLQTEVVPLRQFIHDELTLRYNGMLTSVFEVMADSRTRTLSGLAAAEALRDYWLAFADVQAVQAGVSPEGSAPARTGAAAGPDAKAAH
- a CDS encoding multicopper oxidase family protein → MNRRNFFNGAAATAMGAVAAASVSRVAMAALPEPVLQTSPATMPPLVPGTGRPYNPVVTLNGWTLPWRMNQGVKEFHLVAEPVVREMAPGFKANMWGYNGQSPGPTIEVVEGDRVRVFVTNKLPEHTSVHWHGQRLPNGMDGVSGLNQAPIPVGKTFVYEFVARRPGTFMYHPHADEMTQMAMGMMGFWVTHPKTKNPLISEVDRDFCFLLNAYDIDPGSMTPKIMTMLDFNLWSWNSRIFPGIDTLNVRKMDKVRIRVGNLTMTNHPIHLHGHEFMVTGSDGGPWPVAARVPEITTDIAVGQMRQFEFLADEEGDWAFHCHKSHHTMNAMGHNVPTMIGVDHRGLVGKLQKAMPDYMVMGERGMADMSEMEMALPDNTAPMMTGSGPYGGVEMGGMFSILKVRKDQKPGDYKDPGWYAQPPGTRAFEWTGALPEPARFQAEGKGSMPLAQPPHHDTQVQVRKPMGTMNH
- a CDS encoding cupredoxin domain-containing protein — encoded protein: MKNTIKFIATCALLACATGSFAAGSHAGGHGTEAIGKPGVAAKVSRTVQIDMTDNMRFTPSTVTVRKGETVRFVVKNSGQLKHEFNLGTEKDLKEHYEMMKKFPEMEHDEPNIASVAPGKTGEVIWQFTQAGTVNFACLHPGHYEAGMKGAVKVGAAK